GCAGAGAGATTGGGCACCAGATCACAACGTCTATTCAGCGAGTAATTCGGCCAGCATTTGCGTCTTGAGCGCAAAGCCGCCTTTGGTAACGACCATGTCGCCTGGCTTGAGGCCGCTCACCACTTCAACGTGGTCGCTGTTTCGCCGCGCGAGTTCTACTTCACGTCGCTCGAACTGATTGCCGCCGATATGCACAAAGACAAACGACTTGCCTTCGTGATCCTGCACAGCCGACAGCGGAACTTGGAGCATTTCGTTCTGCTCAACGTCCGGAAATTCAACGCTGACAAACATGCCGGGCTTTAGCAGCGCATCGGGATTCTTAGCCACAGCCCGCAGCGAAACGGTACGGGACGATTCGTGAATGATATCGCCCGTATAGAAAACAGTGGCTTCGAAAGTGCGGCCAGGCCAGGCACTGCTGCGCACCTTGATTGTCTTGCCATTGAGTTGATCCAACAGCGGCAGTTGTTCTTCGAAGACGTCGGCAGTGACCCAAACTGTGGAAAGATCGGCGATGCTGAGGAGTTGGCTATCCGGGCCGACACGCTCCAGCAGCGTGACGTCCTTTGCGATGATCGTCCCTGCAAACGGTGCCCGAACCGGATAGTGGGCCAGAGTTTCCCCTTGCTTGACCGGATCGATATTGGCTAGATCTTCTTTCTTGAAGCCGAGGATTTCCAGGTTGGTCTCGTCAACCGCGATGCGAGTTTTCAATTCTTTGATGGTTTGAGCCGAGACTATCGCTGCCTGCGTCGCATCCTGGCTGATTTGCTCGATCAACGATTGCAGCGTCGCGCGCGAGGTGTTTTGTTCGGATTCTGCTTCCAGAAGTTGCTTACCTGCGACCGACCCATCGCGCGAGAGGGGCAGGAGGCGGTCGTATTGCAACCGAGACTTGTAATGACTGACATACGCCGTCAAGAGTTTATCGCGATGTTCACCCACCGGACGGTTGCGCAATTTGGTCTCGATGTCATCTATTTTGGCATCGGCCCGCAGCAGTTCGATTAACGCGAGGGTGTTCGAAGTTACCTCTTGGGTCCAGCGATCTTTGGTGACCGCGAACTCCAGTTGCAGCCGATCCTGAAACAGCTGGAGCATCGCTTGCCCCACCTCTTTGCTCTGCACAATTGCCAGGAGTTCACCAGCCTCTACGTGCTGACCAAATTGCACTTTCACTTCGTCAACACGACCGTCCACCAGGGGAAACAAGTGCGTCACACGATCTTCATTCAAGGTAATTTTTCCGGTCAGTTGAACCGACTGAACGAGCTTGCCTTGCGCGGCGGCGTGCAACTCGATGCCAGCGGCGTTCCACGACTCTTGCGGAAACTCAACGAGCGTGTTGGCAGGTGCCGCCACCTGATGCGATGCCTGGGTAACGGGATGCAGGCTCGGTGCTTCATGCGCAGGTAATGAGTCGTGATTAGGACCGGTGAAACGCCACCAGAGCCCGCCAATAACCAAAGCCGCTGCCGCAATCGCAGCAATGGCTTTCGTCCGCGCAGAAATAGACGCCAATCGAGACATGAGAACTCTCCTGATCGAGGCAGCCAGCAAGAACTGCGAGAACAAAAGCGTCCATCGCAGGGAG
Above is a window of Anatilimnocola aggregata DNA encoding:
- a CDS encoding efflux RND transporter periplasmic adaptor subunit, with amino-acid sequence MSRLASISARTKAIAAIAAAALVIGGLWWRFTGPNHDSLPAHEAPSLHPVTQASHQVAAPANTLVEFPQESWNAAGIELHAAAQGKLVQSVQLTGKITLNEDRVTHLFPLVDGRVDEVKVQFGQHVEAGELLAIVQSKEVGQAMLQLFQDRLQLEFAVTKDRWTQEVTSNTLALIELLRADAKIDDIETKLRNRPVGEHRDKLLTAYVSHYKSRLQYDRLLPLSRDGSVAGKQLLEAESEQNTSRATLQSLIEQISQDATQAAIVSAQTIKELKTRIAVDETNLEILGFKKEDLANIDPVKQGETLAHYPVRAPFAGTIIAKDVTLLERVGPDSQLLSIADLSTVWVTADVFEEQLPLLDQLNGKTIKVRSSAWPGRTFEATVFYTGDIIHESSRTVSLRAVAKNPDALLKPGMFVSVEFPDVEQNEMLQVPLSAVQDHEGKSFVFVHIGGNQFERREVELARRNSDHVEVVSGLKPGDMVVTKGGFALKTQMLAELLAE